Genomic DNA from Chaetodon trifascialis isolate fChaTrf1 chromosome 19, fChaTrf1.hap1, whole genome shotgun sequence:
CCCAAACCAACAGGCAACCcctaaaacacaaataatacaaaatcTAACAAAGGGACAGGTCTGTCCTGCCACATTCAGCGATTTGTTTTGGCACAATTGccacagcagcttttttttttttttttttttttgatgatgcAGATACTGGCATACACTCAGTGGGCACAGCAGAGACCACCTGCCAGGCAGGGAGGGTGTGTGAGCCACGATCCAGccaggcagacaggcagccaggcaggcagagaggagggaccAAAGGAAAGCGAGGAAGAcggggacagacagagggaggaccTGATTTAACAGAAAACAATGGAGGCTTGCTAAAATTCCACTTGGCATTTCCAATATTTTGCTCTTAGGGTGAGGAAACACAATCTAATCCTAGAGTCAAACTAATCCTAGCCAGTGAAGCATCATCCTTCCATCCCTCCAAGTTCTGTCCTGTCATATTATTTTGAATAGTGCGTACTAGTCAAACAATCGAACCTCTACGGGACTTTCCAATTTCCAATGAAAGCTGAGTTTccagcagaggaagatgaaCAACGTCCAGCTTTGTTGCATCTGTGAGACCTAATTCTTCCATCATGGCTTGTTCCAGATTCAGTTTCCATCCTGCACTTGAAGAAGCATttgcaaaagttcaataaagAAGGTTTTATTTGCccacatttctctgtttgtaGAGCTCCTCCTATCCTCTTCACGCTCTTCCAGCAGTCAGTGTTCACGATTTCTGGTATCCAACACATCCCATCAGGCTAATCAACAGGCTCCAGTTCACACACCAGTGAGGGTGTAAACAAAACCGAATCCGTCTATGACCTGAACTTGTTCTCCTGAAAGACGGCTGCTGTTAAATGTGTGACTGAGGAGTCAAAAgctgcaaatgcacacactgaaTCCTCCTGTCATGTGTCACAGGAAAAGAGGAGTCCGGCAAGAAAGTTCTCTGAGTGAAATAGCTGATGGCTGTGAAATCTAGTTGAGATTTAAAGGATTCAAACACTTCACGAGACAGTGGTGGCTCTAGACGTCAAGTCTGCTTTTCTGCTTGAATATCCTGACAAAGCATTCCTTTCGCAGCAGCGCTCCCATGGGACACAAAAATTCTCGACGTGATGACGTGTGTTATCCAGGCATCGCTGTGTCGGTTTGTGTACTTGCCTAATTGCCGGTGTTAAATTTGCAATGTTCAGCTCAGAGTTTTGCGATGACTCAGGCCGGCGTGTTCATCCCTGAGGAGATGTGGGCGTCGTCTTtcaagctgtgtgtgcgtggtctAGATGAGGCGCAGGGCACGTTTCAGATCCACCTTCCGGAGCCTTGAGTGCGctgcttcttcctcctcttgcaAACATAGTAGACCGGGAAAACTACCAAACCTGTGGACAGAGACGTTGGTTGCAGAGATGAGGGCAGAGAGTGGAAACAGATGGACTGAGCAGACAAGCATTGTTTCTAATGATGCTAATGCCATATCTAATAAACTAATACTAGCTCTGATGAGTTTTCTATATgggtttgatttgattattcCATCTTACAGCTCACTGCAACCAGATTTgagcagaaaagaaagagaactgggagacagacagaagcacaaCACGGATTCTAATAATGAACATAATAAATATGAATCTGCAATCACGGCATGTTAGCCTGCAGCGGATCATCTGTCAGACGTACAGACACGAGAAAGAGATTAACACTAATTACAGTTCAGCTGAGGCCTCAGCAGTTCACAATACTGTCTGACAGAGTGCACACAGAGTGCAGCTGGATGATATTACTGGTAAACGCAGCTTCAGGAAGTAAAAGGCAGTGACTGCAAGAGAGCGATAATCTGGATGTAAAACAGTTTACTTCTCCTTTATATGACGACATGTGTACATTGTGTTCCTGTATATAACGGAGTGTGTCACACATGCCAATATACAGGCGTGTTTGTGGCATGATatatgttggattttttttttttttgcatggaCAGTGCACCTGCTTGGATGCATGAAGAAAATATCTGTAATACAGTCGAACCATTTAGCTGTTATCTGTTTACCGTTCCCTCTGGAGCTTCACCCTGattagtgtgcatgtgtgttcatgtggatAATTATGTTACCTATCACCAGCGCGAGAGCTCCGAGCACCACGACCAGCAAAATGACCACAGGAGCTATCAGCACCTTAGTggctgcagagaagaagaaaaaaaaagggggtaaGGGAGAGGAGCAGAATAGTAATCATTCATAATGAATAAATGTCATATTGAAAAGAAATGGCCTCATTCAAAATTAATGTGTTGCTTTgttacatttttgtattttgtatattttaagGCATCTCTGCAGCATATTTAAGTTAATTTGACTGTGGAGGAAAGAGAGCTGAATGCTGAGCagggaaaaaaatcagctcCTTCATCAGTAAAACGTCTCTTATTACATGCAAAATCAGTGCCGCTAACAATCCGCATCATGAAGACAGCGCAGTGATGGGTAAATGATTCTTGTTAAGGGACAAATTGGTTCCCGTTTCACCAGGCACCCTGCTGATATAACTAGCTGTAGCTGTCATGGAGAGCAGAGTCAAATAAATTTACCAAAGGAGCTCAACTTCCTGGAGGCTTGCTCATGGATATGTTTGATAATTAGAACTAACAATATGATATGTGGTGCTTTCACACTTCATTATAAAGCTCTCCTCAGTGGCCTTAAATGTAGAAATGCTCACTGCTGTTGGGGTAAATTCATGTCCATCACAGATGAATCACGGCTGTTTGCTCTCAGTAGGAGTCTCACCAGACCATTAGGCGATGCAGAGACATTTTAAGGTATTTATTCAGTgagtgacaagaaaaaaaaacgactCCACTGTGATTTCTATCACTCAGGCTCTCACTAATCTTCAATTACACTCCACAGCTGAGTGCTACATGGTAATGCTGATTTAATTTGGGCCATGGGCTTTCTGAGCGATGTAGGAAATTTACCAAATTTGGCAAATAAGAGCCTAATAATAGTAGCTGTCACACTGGGGAGGTTCAAAGTCTGAATATGCAATTTTATTACGACCTTGATTCCAGCTGGGACactgcacacataaacagaatgtaatcatctgcaaacaaactgagctgcaacgattaatcgattagttgtcAACTATTTAATTAATCGCCACCTATTTGGATAATCGAGTAATCTGTTTGAGTAATtttttaagaggaaaaaaagtcaaattctctgatttcagcttcttaaatttgaatattttctggtttcttcaaTCCTCTATGACAATAAAATggatatctttgggttgtgaacaaaataagacatttgaagacgttATCCTGGGCTTTAGGAAACAAtgatcaacatttttatttgatcaCAAACTTAAATATTGggcaaattaaaattttggcCTGACTGTGgtgcaacagaaaaagaaaatcaagaaTGTCCAcaggatttatcctctggggaccacgaATATCTGTGCAAAACTTCAAATTCCTTAATCACTCGTATcgtttttaaagaaaagtacAGATTCAGGACTCtctttacagacacacacacacacacacacacacacacacacacacacacacacacacacacacacacacacacacacacacacacacagacttaccACAGACAGAGCCTCTAATCAGCCGTCTCAGGTGAGGTTTATCTGGTAGATAGCGATACTTGCATCCAAACACGCTGAGGTTGGATGTATGGTCCCCGAAAAACCTGACAACATAAAGATGAAATCAGATTATTATGTAGGAAGGGATTGAAAACGCAGtcagggaaagaaaagaaggttAAAGATTGTAACCTTAAGTGTCGGTAGCGCTCTCCACAGCGGTAACAGAAATTGGTGTTACACTGCGTGCATGTCATATGGTCACATCCCTCCGTCCGCTGGATATGGatctggagacagacaggagtagaaacagatgcaaaaacaaagataaaaagaaGATGGTTGTCTGTTTTCTACTCTATGCTATACATCATATTGTTAAAGAGCAAGTTCCCTCATTATCATCTTGGAACCCAGTTGAATACGTCATTACGCTCTACTTCCACACTCAAGATTATACTATAATGAGTCATTTGAGCTCAGTTTACTGTAAAATTGGTACAATCTTAGCGACACTAAATGCAACACTAGCAGACTTTACTCTTTACTTATTGTCAAACTGAAAACTAAAAGCATCTGGTTCAGTGTCGTCTATTGAAGCACGCAGTAGTACACTTAAGGGATCTTTGCTTTTTGGCTGTTGTAGCAGCGAGCAGCCTTCTATAAACTGAGCAGTAAgttcagctgctctcagcctCTTTTCCAGCGAAACACAGCATGACACCAATTTGTTGGCTTCACAGTCAAACAGGATCCTTTCTTCTGCTTCCAGAGCAGAAATTCGGAGACACTGAGCATCACCGCGATGAACACAGATGGAAagtgtttgctgctgtgagCAAACAGTTGCCATAAATTGGTCATTAGCTTAATCTCTGTCTCGCTTTAGTCATCTTCTGACGGTCAAATTAGATCTTGTGTAGACTAACTTAGACCAGGCTCGTTTTATGACTGTGAGTCCACCAGATTTGGTTCTGTGCAGCGGAGAcatcattattttttcaatatGTTTTTCAATATGTTGTATCTGTGTTCTGCTTGTCCACATGCACTTAAAATGTGTGCCTCCATCGAGCTCTCTACAGCTCTCCATCCATCATCTGTCCTTGCTCTCATGCTTCTAAACCTTCATTGATTTATTCATCTACAGTGGTTCCACCCTCCATCAGTCAACCCTCTTTCCATTTCCACACACCCACCTCACATGCATTCCTCTGCCCATACTGTTCTACAGCAAAACACAGAATCGTACCGGTTTGTGTTCTCCACCGGCTTCAGATTTTACCTTGCACTGCGGACATTTCTGGGCATTTCTTTGTCCGTGCTCGATGACGCTAGCCCAGGTTCGTAGCAGCTTGTCTCCTTTCCTGTAGTCGCGACATTTGAGCCCATTGTGCCACGGCGCGTGGCATTTAAAGCACCACACAAACTGGCAATTGCTACACTGGATCTAATGTtgggacagaagacagaagacagaagacaCGTGCTTACCTTTGAacatacatgtacagtatgtatatcACTAAAAATTGCAGCAGATTGTTACTACACTTTCCTCGTGTTGTGCTGGTATTCTGTGGAGGCACGCTGAACTGTCATCTTACCTTGTACTTGTGCTCGGAGCGGTTGGGGTTGTGCTCCTTCAGAGAGGTGAAATGACTGCACTGGGGGCAGGGTTTGGTGCTGGAGTCGAGCTGACTCAGCTCCAAAAAGTAACGATATTTTGCCACGTCTTCGTTGGCTAAATGGGAAATCACCACTCCCTCCTCCAGGTAGCCACTGCACTCTGGGATCGGACAGCTGATGTAAGATTTGGCTATTCTCACCTGGGAGACATCACAGACAAGTGTGCTCATTACTGGTGGAAAATCAGATATAGTTACATAACCAGTTACTTTAAGATTGGCATGTAAAGCACTGATAACTAATGCAACATCACCTCCtccacagtgtgtgcatgtgagcgcTTTGGATCTGACTATGGTGGGTTTCTTTGTTATTGTGGTGGACTGTCAGTACCAAATGCAGTGTTCACACCACTGATAGGAAACAGTTAATAATTTACTAAAGAATGGAGActaaatgatgatgaatggaaggctgaaggaggaagcagagagagaggaagttgaTTTGTatcaaagcacacagacacacattagcTAGTCGAGACCAAGTGGTCGGCAGTCAGTTATACCAAGTGGACCTCATAGATGATTCACGCCTGTCAGGGCCTGAGGTAGAAGGGATGCTCTCGATTCAGGGTGCATTATTTCATAATCAACAATTTGCCTCACAAGAACacacattttccttcattaaaggttcaacaaaaaaacaagcaacacTAGTGTGTGTTCAGATCTCATCTAATCTGGTCTAGGATATTAAGTGTCCTAGGGAGACTCCGCTGTGAAGTTCATCTCTTATTCTCTTGTTTCCTTTCCATCATGtaactcttcttttttttgtctttatttcctctcagGGCATCTTTTCTCTGGTTACTTCTTCATTTCATATGTTATTTCTGTGtcgctctgtctctgctcacacTTTCAGTTCATCAAAGCCAGTGAGACCTGCTGGACTGACACATGATAAGGCATTTTGTcagtgagagagtgtgagaaaTGACAGCTGGCAGAAAGCACAGAACAATAGCATTAGCCTCTGATGGTGTCACACCCAACATTCCCCtacagcacatgcacatgcacacacacacacacacacacacacacacaaacacaaacgcatATACACAAAGACTAAAACCCTATTACATGATTATAAAAATGTATCCTCTGCAGGCATTAGAGCTGATGTGTTGGCATTGTTTCCAAAACACTCCCACTGTGATGACTAGACTGGTTGGACGGGTTCGGGCTGCTGCCATTCTTTCTGTCACCATGTGTGCTGTGCTTAAAATGTGGGTTCTACGTCTTCATCGCcataacacaaaataaaagccaacaAAAAGCTATATAGAGTGTCAGTATGCAGAGGCAATATAGCTCGCCTGGAATGGTGAAGGACTGTGCACAATGTGGTGCAACTAGTGGAACTAGGAGTATTTGTACCCCAGGGTATGCTTCTGCTAAACTTAGCTAAAAATCCAAATTATGACTACACTAAAAACGATATCCTCATATTTCTGATAGGACAACAATAAACCATCGTAGGACTACAAAGTGATGTGATGCAGATTTTTAGAACCATTAAGCTGCCCATCAGCACCTAACCTGCTGCAATTAAGAGGGCTTGAAAACTAGTTAGCAAGTGAGCAGATTAGTTGGTATAATTAGCTAAACGTAATGGAGAAGTGGTTGAAACAGCTAAAAACAATGGATAAATGGCTGAAATTGTTCGCTAAAGTAATCAATAACTGGTTGAAACCATAAGCTTAAGTAATGGATAAATAGTTGAAATAGCTAGGCTAAAGGTGCGCGTAATCATCTGATAGGGCTGTGGGGGTGGTTAGCACGGTTAGCTCCAAACCAGTGCAATCCAGCCTCATGCTGCATCCTACCCTGCCTGCCACCCATGCCCAAGCGCCCATAAGCAAGGCACTGAATCCACAACCACATACTCTGATCTCTCTGACATAACGCTTCCTGTATCTGCCTAGGGTTAACTCAAAGCATGTGCACAGGAAGTTTGCAGTGCATTAACGGAAAAAAATTCCACCTACACAGGACAGTTTACAGTACATCAACCTTATCTCATTGTCAGCGTGCTTATCTGAGAGTctgcttgtctctgtgtctgtaggATTATTCATGCCTTGTTTTCACAGCAAGATAATTGCAGATAAAAAGTAGTCTGAATGACTGATAAAAACGGTTTCATCTAAACAGAGTGAAGCAGATTGTGGATACAGTAGCAAGGAGCTAAAACTGTTACATCTCTGGCACCGGTTCATGAACAAggcactttagaaacattagaTCCTGGAACACTTGGGCGCTGTTAGAGAGCAATGACTGGCAATCTGCCTTTCATTGCTGAGTCCCTATTTCCATGACAGCTCCACTGAATTAATGGAGTAAATGTTTCACCCATCTATTATTCATTCCCCTGATTTATGAGTGCAAACTGCCACTAGAATAGATGAACAGGAGCACCAACTTTCAAAAATCATGCAGGCAGAAATCTGTTGCAGAATGAGCCAGCATGCGTTGTAGCCACAAGATATGTTGAGTCCCTCCTGTGACCTAGTTTGGCTGACTTACTTCAAAAATATTTTGCTATTGCGCTGCTCTCCCCATattagaaaaaaacacactgctggGATGCTCGGCACATTTTCTGGCATGAACACAAGGCATTTTGGGATGGGAACAAATCAATACACAAAAAGACGAGCCAACTAGAGAAGCGCACTTGTGCTTTGTTGGATTGCAACTAGACTAATCATGGAAAACAGAATACAAGCAATGCCTCTGAGGGTGAATCTCCCTTAAATAGGTGAGCCTGAGAGGGGGAAATTCTGCTGAAAGAACCCAAGTGTGCATAAAGTTAGCTATTGTGAATTCCCTCCCTGACTGGATCCTAATTTTTATGCAGAATGTGTCAGTGACGCAGATACGCAGGAAAACAGCTGATATCACAAGATGAGACCTGCAAATGCTAGCCTGAGTCATTTCAGGACTAATTCCATGAAACATTGTCCTTATGAGAGCCAATTTAGAGCCTTAATCAAAACACGTGGAGTCAGATTGCTCAGatccagctcctgctgagggcCCAGTCATTTTCCCAGCCATGTCTGCCTTGGGGGAGATAAGATGCCAAACAGAACACATAAACGGgtgacagtgaaaatgtgtgggtgtgagttTAGGCtgttcaaggacacttcaaccATCTGCTATATCACCCAGCAATGCCTGCCTCTGGGACAGGCTCAACCTCAGCACTGTGACACCCTGCTGCACTGTACAATCCCCCCTCGTTTGCTCGCTCACCCCCCCTCCCACCAACCTGGGAGCTGACGTAGAGTTTCAGACACTCATCACACACGGCCTTCCTGCAGCAGGGCAGGGGTGCGATGGATTTCCCTTCCAGGCACACCCGGCAACTCTGCATCGTTGTGTCTGCACCGGCCTGCACAGCGGACAGTCGGTGGGCCGTATCCCCGAAAGGATCCACCAGGTCGTCCAATGTGTACAGCGCCAGTTCAGGACTCGAACGAGCTCCCTGTCCCGTCTCCAAGTCCATTTCTGGTGCGTCAGACGTGACCGT
This window encodes:
- the rnf217 gene encoding E3 ubiquitin-protein ligase RNF217 — encoded protein: MGRATSGMEDDGPTADACKMPSLISSFEEGRVKVSRNLPTETSLADSKVERPVRDLSRRVSGSNLSLDGGERESEERSGEEERDARGNNNNNCNGGGGERRRASAVEILRRNFGVSKSPSLRLNTSSRMQCGAEHESYDGDVKNDDTNGSGRECGAWKKSDRETRGAGTENEPTLSDLTTSDVQRVELVTVTGQCHQRGDSDSNAVTLNESFSAKEHVYCTVYCIANDSHRKDVEISDDETVTSDAPEMDLETGQGARSSPELALYTLDDLVDPFGDTAHRLSAVQAGADTTMQSCRVCLEGKSIAPLPCCRKAVCDECLKLYVSSQVRIAKSYISCPIPECSGYLEEGVVISHLANEDVAKYRYFLELSQLDSSTKPCPQCSHFTSLKEHNPNRSEHKYKIQCSNCQFVWCFKCHAPWHNGLKCRDYRKGDKLLRTWASVIEHGQRNAQKCPQCKIHIQRTEGCDHMTCTQCNTNFCYRCGERYRHLRFFGDHTSNLSVFGCKYRYLPDKPHLRRLIRGSVCATKVLIAPVVILLVVVLGALALVIGLVVFPVYYVCKRRKKQRTQGSGRWI